The following proteins are co-located in the Streptococcus downei MFe28 genome:
- a CDS encoding YeiH family protein has translation MEKLQAYLPGFALTASLALMAMILGNFFPLIGSSVFAIILGILVNNLFGLKEGFQAGVAFSGKKILQYSIIVLGFSMSIQEVSKTGLSSLKISITTILISFMVSYLVGRWLKLSKNLETLIGFGTAICGGSAIAAASPILEAEDDEIALSMSTIFLFNIIAVFLFPALGHLMQMSDYNFGLWAGTAVNDTSSVVAAGYSYSRKAGDFATIVKLARALMIVPSCLILAGLKFYQSRKSQQNFSFMKIFPWFILWFVVTSILSSLGIFPRVAIPYAKSVSQFLMAMALAGIGCKVSFQQFRKAGHKPLLTGLITWAAVAGSSLILQYFVF, from the coding sequence ATGGAAAAATTGCAAGCCTATCTGCCTGGTTTTGCATTGACAGCAAGTCTAGCTCTGATGGCCATGATTTTGGGGAATTTCTTTCCTCTAATCGGCTCTAGTGTTTTTGCTATCATTTTGGGCATTTTGGTCAATAATCTTTTTGGGCTGAAAGAAGGTTTCCAAGCGGGGGTTGCCTTTAGTGGTAAGAAAATTCTCCAGTATTCGATTATTGTTCTAGGTTTTAGCATGTCCATTCAAGAGGTCTCAAAGACTGGCTTGTCCTCCTTGAAAATTTCGATTACGACGATTTTAATTTCTTTCATGGTCTCTTACTTGGTTGGTCGCTGGCTCAAACTATCGAAAAACTTGGAGACCTTGATTGGTTTTGGGACAGCCATCTGTGGGGGTTCTGCCATCGCAGCCGCCTCCCCTATCTTAGAAGCAGAAGATGACGAGATTGCCCTCTCCATGTCCACCATCTTTCTTTTTAATATTATAGCGGTCTTTCTCTTTCCGGCTCTTGGCCACCTGATGCAGATGTCTGACTATAATTTTGGTCTCTGGGCAGGGACAGCTGTCAATGATACTTCCTCAGTTGTGGCTGCAGGGTATAGTTATAGTCGGAAGGCTGGTGACTTTGCGACCATTGTTAAATTGGCTAGGGCTCTAATGATTGTGCCTTCCTGCCTGATTTTGGCTGGTCTTAAATTCTATCAATCCAGAAAAAGTCAACAGAATTTTTCATTTATGAAAATCTTCCCTTGGTTTATCCTCTGGTTCGTCGTGACCTCTATCCTATCTTCCTTGGGAATTTTTCCTAGGGTAGCCATCCCCTATGCGAAGTCAGTTTCGCAATTTTTGATGGCCATGGCTCTGGCTGGTATCGGTTGTAAGGTTTCCTTTCAACAATTTAGGAAAGCCGGTCACAAACCTCTCTTGACAGGTCTGATTACCTGGGCAGCAGTTGCAGGGTCGAGTCTAATTTTACAATATTTTGTCT
- the ilvD gene encoding dihydroxy-acid dehydratase — MSDDMKKLRHRSAVYDSMVKSPNRAMLRATGMTDKDFDTPIVGVISTWAENTPCNIHLHDFGKLAKVGVKDAGAWPVQFGTITVSDGIAMGTQGMRFSLTSRDIIADSIEAAMGGHNVDAFVAIGGCDKNMPGSLIAIANMDIPAIFGYGGTIAPGNLDGKDIDLVSVFEGVGHWNHGDMTEEEVRQIECNACPGPGGCGGMYTANTMATAIEVLGMSLPGSSSHPAESAEKKADIEEAGRAVVNMLKLGLKPSDILTREAFEDAITVTMALGGSTNATLHLLAIAHAANVDLTLEDFNTFQEKVPHLADLKPSGQYVFQDLYNVGGVPAVMKYLLANGFLHGDRITCTGKTVAENLADFDDLTPGQKVIMPLDHPKRADGPLIILKGNLAPDGAVAKVSGVKVRRHEGPAKVFDSEEDAIEAVLADDIVDGDVVVVRYVGPKGGPGMPEMLSLSSMLVGKGQGDKVALITDGRFSGGTYGLVVGHVAPEAQDGGPIAYLRTGDTVIVDQDTKEITMKVSEEELERRKAETTIPPLYSRGVLGKYAHIVSSASKGAVTDFWNKGE, encoded by the coding sequence ATGTCAGATGATATGAAGAAGCTTCGTCATCGTTCAGCTGTTTATGATAGTATGGTCAAGTCACCCAACCGTGCCATGTTGCGGGCGACAGGGATGACCGATAAGGACTTTGATACACCCATTGTTGGGGTCATTTCAACTTGGGCTGAAAACACGCCTTGTAATATCCACTTGCATGACTTTGGTAAATTGGCCAAAGTCGGTGTTAAGGACGCCGGTGCTTGGCCTGTGCAATTCGGGACCATTACTGTTTCTGATGGGATTGCCATGGGGACCCAAGGGATGCGTTTCTCTTTGACCTCGCGGGATATCATCGCTGACTCCATTGAGGCAGCCATGGGTGGTCATAATGTTGATGCTTTTGTCGCTATCGGTGGTTGTGATAAAAATATGCCAGGCTCTTTGATTGCCATCGCTAATATGGATATTCCAGCTATCTTTGGTTACGGTGGGACCATTGCTCCAGGGAACTTGGATGGTAAGGATATCGACCTAGTATCAGTCTTTGAAGGGGTTGGTCACTGGAACCATGGCGATATGACCGAAGAAGAAGTGCGGCAGATTGAATGTAATGCCTGCCCTGGCCCTGGTGGTTGTGGTGGTATGTACACCGCCAACACCATGGCAACAGCTATAGAAGTTCTGGGAATGAGTCTTCCAGGTTCCTCTTCTCACCCAGCAGAATCCGCTGAAAAGAAGGCAGATATTGAAGAAGCTGGTCGTGCAGTCGTCAATATGCTTAAGTTGGGTCTCAAGCCTTCTGACATTCTGACCCGGGAAGCCTTTGAGGATGCCATTACCGTTACCATGGCCCTAGGTGGTTCAACCAATGCGACCTTGCACCTTTTGGCGATTGCCCATGCCGCTAATGTTGACTTGACCTTGGAAGATTTCAACACCTTCCAAGAAAAAGTGCCACATTTGGCCGACCTTAAGCCATCTGGTCAGTATGTTTTCCAAGACCTCTACAATGTCGGTGGGGTACCAGCCGTTATGAAATACCTTTTGGCTAATGGATTCCTCCATGGTGATCGGATTACCTGTACAGGTAAGACAGTAGCTGAAAACTTGGCTGACTTTGATGATTTGACACCGGGCCAAAAGGTCATTATGCCTTTGGATCATCCTAAACGTGCCGATGGACCTTTGATTATCCTCAAGGGTAACTTGGCTCCTGATGGTGCCGTTGCTAAGGTTTCTGGAGTTAAGGTTCGTCGCCACGAAGGTCCTGCCAAGGTCTTTGACTCTGAAGAAGATGCTATCGAAGCAGTTCTGGCTGATGACATCGTTGATGGCGATGTTGTTGTTGTCCGCTATGTTGGTCCTAAGGGTGGTCCTGGTATGCCTGAAATGCTCTCTCTATCTTCCATGCTGGTTGGTAAGGGACAAGGTGACAAGGTTGCCCTGATTACCGATGGTCGCTTCTCTGGTGGTACCTACGGCCTGGTTGTTGGTCACGTAGCTCCCGAAGCTCAAGATGGTGGTCCAATCGCTTATCTGAGAACTGGTGATACCGTTATTGTTGACCAAGATACCAAGGAAATCACCATGAAGGTTTCTGAGGAAGAACTGGAACGTCGTAAGGCTGAAACAACCATCCCACCACTTTATTCACGTGGTGTCCTCGGTAAATACGCCCATATCGTTTCCTCGGCCTCCAAGGGTGCCGTAACCGACTTCTGGAACAAGGGTGAATAA
- a CDS encoding metal-sulfur cluster assembly factor has translation MRDDIKLNDRAKALSQDLVEKLETVYDPEIELDIYNLGLIYEITIDEKGHCQVVMTFTDVACGCADTLPLDLAEVLKTIDGIESASVKVVWKPVWKLTRISRLGRIALGISPR, from the coding sequence ATGAGGGATGACATCAAGTTAAATGACCGTGCCAAGGCTCTCAGCCAAGACTTGGTTGAAAAGTTAGAGACCGTCTATGACCCGGAAATCGAGTTGGATATTTATAATCTGGGCTTGATTTATGAAATCACCATTGATGAAAAAGGTCATTGTCAGGTGGTCATGACTTTCACCGATGTAGCCTGTGGCTGTGCCGATACCCTGCCCCTTGATTTGGCTGAGGTTCTTAAGACCATTGATGGAATAGAGTCAGCCAGTGTTAAGGTGGTCTGGAAGCCGGTTTGGAAATTGACACGCATCAGTCGCTTGGGTCGGATTGCCTTAGGAATCAGTCCCCGATAA
- the nrdI gene encoding class Ib ribonucleoside-diphosphate reductase assembly flavoprotein NrdI: MKFVYISLSGNTKAFVQKLVDYFAFNHAEIPVETLDVKELVKEGQAYPDLGQPYVAFLPTYLEGGNGVDNGDQEILTTDLRKLIAKGNNARNCLGIVGSGNRNFNNQFCLTAYQYSEQFGFPVLDTYEMRGLTADVERIAEKIVTVYGSEK; the protein is encoded by the coding sequence GTGAAATTTGTCTATATTTCTTTGAGTGGGAACACCAAGGCCTTTGTCCAAAAGCTGGTTGATTATTTTGCTTTCAATCACGCCGAGATTCCGGTTGAGACCTTGGATGTTAAGGAGCTGGTCAAGGAGGGGCAGGCCTATCCTGACCTCGGCCAGCCCTATGTGGCTTTTCTGCCAACTTATTTGGAAGGTGGTAATGGTGTCGATAATGGCGACCAGGAGATCCTGACCACCGATTTACGCAAGCTAATTGCTAAGGGCAATAATGCTAGAAATTGTCTGGGCATTGTCGGAAGTGGCAATCGCAACTTTAACAACCAATTTTGTCTGACGGCCTACCAATACTCCGAACAATTCGGTTTTCCAGTCCTCGATACTTACGAAATGCGGGGCTTGACAGCTGATGTCGAAAGGATTGCTGAGAAAATAGTGACTGTCTACGGTTCTGAAAAATAA
- a CDS encoding NAD(P)-dependent oxidoreductase: MINVLVLGATGRTGRLIIDELIKQDSVQILAGLRKESDKARLAPLRKAVRSTVIDIEDEGKLQRVLHDHDIDIVVQAIRLREDIPDDALVQLEQRLRRAFPFSKEFRIVTVGGAGALRLENGQRFWETDCFPAMTLPRGAAHAKLRDYLEESSLKDSWTYLIPPPVYRPDGNRTGSYQRHSPTMAEDFFLKKEISYADFALAVADAVVKEWRGTYLISI; this comes from the coding sequence ATGATAAATGTTTTAGTTCTAGGGGCAACAGGCAGAACTGGCCGCTTAATCATAGACGAACTGATCAAACAAGACTCTGTCCAGATTTTAGCAGGACTAAGAAAAGAATCAGACAAGGCCAGATTGGCTCCCTTAAGAAAAGCAGTGAGAAGCACTGTTATTGATATAGAAGATGAAGGAAAATTGCAAAGAGTACTACATGATCATGATATTGATATTGTCGTTCAGGCTATTCGTTTAAGAGAAGATATACCAGATGACGCTTTAGTTCAATTAGAGCAGCGCCTTCGTCGAGCCTTTCCTTTTTCAAAAGAATTCCGTATAGTAACCGTAGGGGGAGCAGGAGCATTAAGGCTTGAGAATGGACAGCGCTTCTGGGAGACTGATTGTTTCCCTGCAATGACTTTGCCACGTGGAGCTGCACATGCTAAGTTGAGGGATTACTTAGAAGAATCATCTCTTAAAGATTCTTGGACTTATCTTATACCGCCCCCTGTTTATCGTCCAGATGGAAATAGGACGGGGAGCTATCAGAGGCACTCCCCAACAATGGCAGAAGATTTTTTTCTTAAGAAAGAAATCTCCTATGCTGATTTTGCCCTTGCGGTAGCGGACGCTGTCGTAAAAGAATGGCGGGGGACCTATCTCATTTCGATTTAG
- a CDS encoding MerR family transcriptional regulator, whose product MKKDFDDYSALLDVNLIKKLVVGIGEVSKITGIPVRKIRYWEEKGIINSQDSKEGSTRRFDYINIKKMLLIQEMLEEGFTLDFAAKKVEKRLAALNAMFKNLVEELKDIDK is encoded by the coding sequence ATGAAAAAGGATTTTGATGATTATTCTGCTCTTCTTGATGTTAACTTGATAAAAAAGTTAGTCGTTGGCATTGGGGAAGTTTCTAAAATAACAGGCATCCCAGTTAGAAAAATTCGTTATTGGGAAGAAAAAGGTATCATTAACTCTCAAGATAGTAAAGAGGGCAGTACCAGAAGATTTGATTATATAAATATCAAAAAAATGCTTTTGATTCAGGAAATGCTTGAGGAAGGTTTCACCTTGGATTTTGCCGCTAAAAAGGTTGAAAAGCGATTAGCTGCATTAAACGCTATGTTTAAAAATTTGGTAGAAGAACTGAAAGATATTGACAAGTAA
- the rplS gene encoding 50S ribosomal protein L19, with translation MNPLIQSLTESQLRTDIPDFRPGDTVRVHAKVVEGNRERVQIFEGVVISRKGQGISEMYTVRKISSGIGVERTFPVHTPRVEKIEVTRHGKVRRAKLYYLRALQGKAARIQEVRR, from the coding sequence ATGAATCCATTAATCCAAAGTTTGACTGAAAGTCAACTTCGTACTGACATCCCTGACTTCCGCCCTGGTGACACCGTTCGTGTTCACGCTAAGGTTGTCGAAGGTAACCGTGAACGTGTTCAGATCTTTGAAGGCGTTGTTATCTCTCGTAAGGGTCAAGGCATTTCAGAAATGTACACTGTCCGCAAGATTTCAAGCGGTATCGGTGTCGAACGTACTTTCCCAGTTCACACACCACGTGTTGAAAAGATTGAAGTAACTCGTCATGGTAAAGTCCGTCGTGCTAAATTGTACTACCTGCGTGCCCTTCAAGGTAAAGCTGCACGTATTCAAGAAGTCCGTCGTTAA
- a CDS encoding voltage-gated chloride channel family protein — protein MYHSLKNKALLIVAAVIIGLVIGTIDTVFGQVLLFVSAFRDSHLVWTLPFLALAGLVSIWLYQRFGGDASKGMGLVFEVGHERRESIPKVLIPLIMVATWLTHLFGGSAGREGVAVQIGATVSHWFGKLIPLKNSSRIFLVTGMAAGFAGLFQIPLAATFFAIEVLVVGELAFSALLPALIASLVASQTSHVLGLEKFAVSVSVHLQLEPLVVAKLLILGLCFGLVGSLFAASLAWAKKQVSHYFKNPYWRIAIISIGLTFLLFLLWNGRYTGLGTNLISASLMGGKIYAWDWALKLLLTVITLAAGFQGGEVTPLFAIGASLGVVLAGFFGLPVALVAGLGYVSVFGSATNTLLAPILLGGEVFGFANTPYFAIVAVAAFLFSHKHTIYALQKR, from the coding sequence GTGTATCACTCATTAAAAAATAAGGCGCTACTGATTGTCGCAGCGGTCATTATCGGTCTGGTGATTGGGACAATTGACACGGTTTTCGGCCAGGTTTTGCTTTTTGTTAGTGCTTTTCGTGACAGTCACTTGGTCTGGACCCTACCTTTTCTAGCTCTAGCTGGTCTCGTCAGTATCTGGCTCTACCAACGCTTCGGCGGTGACGCCAGTAAAGGAATGGGCTTAGTTTTTGAGGTCGGTCATGAAAGGCGAGAGAGTATTCCTAAAGTCCTGATTCCCTTGATTATGGTGGCGACCTGGCTGACCCACCTTTTCGGAGGAAGTGCTGGTCGAGAAGGAGTAGCGGTCCAAATTGGGGCCACGGTTTCTCATTGGTTTGGCAAGCTGATTCCTCTAAAGAATAGCTCTCGTATCTTTTTGGTAACAGGGATGGCGGCAGGTTTTGCCGGTCTCTTTCAGATTCCTCTGGCAGCGACCTTCTTTGCTATTGAGGTACTAGTCGTTGGCGAGCTAGCTTTTTCAGCCCTATTGCCAGCCTTGATTGCTTCCCTGGTGGCCAGTCAGACCTCCCATGTGCTGGGCTTGGAAAAATTTGCCGTTTCCGTCTCAGTTCATTTGCAATTGGAACCCCTTGTGGTTGCCAAGTTGCTGATTTTGGGCCTTTGCTTTGGCCTTGTTGGCAGTCTCTTTGCGGCTAGTCTGGCCTGGGCCAAGAAGCAAGTGAGTCATTATTTTAAAAATCCTTATTGGCGGATTGCCATCATCAGTATTGGCTTGACCTTCCTTCTTTTCTTACTTTGGAATGGACGCTATACGGGTCTGGGAACCAATTTGATTTCAGCCAGTCTCATGGGAGGTAAGATTTATGCTTGGGATTGGGCATTGAAATTACTGCTGACGGTCATCACCCTAGCAGCTGGTTTCCAAGGGGGTGAAGTGACGCCCCTCTTTGCCATCGGAGCTAGCCTAGGGGTGGTTCTAGCAGGTTTCTTTGGCCTGCCAGTTGCTCTAGTGGCAGGACTGGGCTATGTCAGCGTCTTTGGTTCAGCTACCAATACCCTCCTAGCCCCAATTCTCTTGGGCGGTGAGGTCTTTGGCTTTGCCAATACCCCCTACTTTGCTATCGTGGCAGTCGCAGCCTTTCTCTTTAGCCATAAACATACGATTTATGCCTTGCAAAAACGCTAA
- a CDS encoding chorismate mutase — protein sequence MDLENIRHNIDKIDRDLVALIEKRMELVAQVAAYKKATGKAIYDQAREEAVLDKVSGLVQNQAFEPFIRASFADIMKESRAYQSQELN from the coding sequence ATGGATTTAGAAAACATTCGCCACAATATTGATAAGATTGATAGGGATCTGGTGGCCTTGATTGAAAAGCGGATGGAGCTGGTCGCTCAGGTGGCAGCTTATAAGAAGGCGACAGGTAAAGCCATCTATGATCAGGCCCGCGAAGAGGCTGTTTTGGACAAGGTATCTGGTCTGGTTCAAAATCAAGCCTTTGAGCCCTTTATCCGGGCCAGCTTTGCAGATATTATGAAAGAGTCTCGTGCCTATCAAAGTCAAGAGTTGAACTAG
- a CDS encoding VTT domain-containing protein — protein MPFKKINLKSRSLRYLLASLGLLIGLIYLGFFAYRFWDNLSDFFNVEKQVVSFGRQFSTANLFNFCVLILLTALGSAVPFLSNAVLAVFNGVVFGPWLGFVMNLLANSLGNFLSLKLLSKITITEREKSFSDKLDFLKKINNPYLAISLGYMVPVFPTLLVNYLVMEMNLPLKKWLPCVLIGVFPTSCLYAFGGDAIIKGNIKRILVLLVLTLLVYLVVKWMLKRKKA, from the coding sequence ATGCCTTTCAAGAAAATTAATTTAAAGAGTCGGAGCTTGCGCTATTTGCTAGCCTCGCTGGGCCTGCTTATTGGCCTGATTTATCTGGGCTTTTTTGCCTATCGCTTCTGGGATAATCTGAGCGATTTCTTTAATGTTGAGAAGCAGGTAGTTTCCTTTGGTCGCCAGTTTTCGACGGCCAATCTCTTTAATTTCTGCGTTCTGATTCTACTGACAGCTCTGGGTTCGGCGGTTCCCTTTCTTTCCAATGCTGTGCTTGCGGTCTTCAATGGAGTCGTCTTTGGCCCCTGGTTGGGCTTTGTCATGAATCTGCTGGCCAATTCTTTGGGAAATTTTCTCTCCCTAAAGCTTCTCTCCAAGATAACGATTACGGAGCGAGAAAAATCCTTTTCAGATAAGCTGGATTTTCTTAAGAAAATAAATAATCCCTATCTCGCCATCAGTTTGGGTTATATGGTACCAGTTTTTCCAACTCTTCTTGTCAATTATTTGGTGATGGAAATGAACTTGCCCCTAAAAAAATGGTTGCCCTGTGTTTTAATAGGTGTCTTCCCTACCTCCTGTCTATACGCCTTTGGTGGGGATGCTATTATCAAGGGAAATATCAAACGCATCCTCGTCCTCCTAGTCTTGACCCTCTTGGTCTACCTAGTAGTCAAGTGGATGCTAAAGCGAAAGAAAGCCTAG
- a CDS encoding IS982 family transposase has translation MLTKVSTLYDRFVPYCVRHRRNVHLQKQPDVIIIASYLWAIQEGCRTASSIYRAIRHSLFPNDFPERSRFCRICQNLSQSIQRIRYFMVSSLCETSSFGLIDSFPCALCHPIRNLRASLLSEVANIGYNATKKIHYYGVTFSVLVSDRGFPLDYVVTSASVYDSQVAFELLEHSSIPLIYGDKGYIDKQVKKELANCGITLISQLRKNMADYSWFENYKISRLRKPIETVFSSLEQFGIENLRCRNLQALQFRVEAILLIYLLMLENSQNEFGLSLKYSKAYA, from the coding sequence TTGCTAACAAAAGTGAGTACACTTTATGACCGGTTCGTTCCCTACTGCGTGAGGCATCGGCGAAACGTTCACTTACAAAAGCAACCCGATGTCATTATCATCGCCAGCTATCTCTGGGCCATTCAAGAGGGGTGCCGAACAGCCAGCTCAATTTATCGAGCCATTCGTCATAGCCTTTTTCCTAATGACTTTCCAGAACGTTCCCGCTTTTGTCGGATTTGTCAAAACCTTTCCCAAAGCATCCAACGCATACGCTACTTTATGGTATCCTCCCTTTGTGAGACCTCTTCATTTGGCCTGATTGACAGTTTTCCCTGTGCCTTATGTCATCCCATCCGTAATCTAAGAGCTAGCCTTTTATCAGAAGTCGCTAACATCGGATACAACGCCACGAAGAAGATTCACTACTACGGGGTGACGTTCTCCGTTTTAGTCAGCGATAGGGGCTTTCCTTTGGATTATGTAGTAACGTCAGCCTCTGTTTACGATAGCCAAGTGGCTTTTGAATTACTGGAACACAGCTCTATTCCACTGATTTATGGAGACAAGGGCTATATTGACAAGCAGGTTAAGAAAGAGTTGGCCAATTGTGGTATCACCTTAATTTCTCAACTCAGGAAAAATATGGCGGACTATTCTTGGTTTGAGAACTATAAAATTAGTCGATTGCGCAAACCGATTGAAACCGTCTTTTCGAGCTTAGAACAGTTTGGCATTGAGAATTTACGCTGTCGAAACCTTCAGGCATTACAGTTTAGAGTAGAAGCTATTTTACTCATCTATTTACTCATGCTGGAAAATAGTCAAAATGAATTTGGGCTGAGTTTGAAGTATTCTAAGGCTTATGCCTGA
- the sufB gene encoding Fe-S cluster assembly protein SufB, which translates to MAKNRDYAFGFHDEVNALVSTGKGLTEEVVREISRVKNEPQWMLDYRLKSLELFHKLPLPKWGPDLSGINFDDIIYYQKLSKDRSRSWEEVPDKIKETFDRLGIPEAEKQYLSGAAAQYESEVVYHNMKEEFEKLGIVFTDTDTALQEYPELFKEYFGTVISNAEHKFAALNGAVWSGGTFIYVPKGVQCPMPVQTYFRINSENAGQFERSLMIVDEGASIQYIEGCTAPSYTTNSLHAASVEIVVKRDASFRYTTIQNWSDNVYNLVTERGTVEENGTLEWIDGNLGSKVNMKYPCSLLNGPHARCSVLSMAFANYGQHLDAGCKVYHNAPNTSSTLISKSVAKDGGRTDYRGTVRFAPNSKGSKSHIECDTILMDEESSSDTIPFNEIHNSDVALEHEAKVSKVSEDQLYYLMSRGVSEEDATAMIINGFMDPITKELPMEYAVELNTLINMSMEGSVG; encoded by the coding sequence ATGGCTAAGAATAGAGATTATGCTTTTGGTTTCCATGATGAGGTCAATGCCCTGGTTTCAACAGGTAAGGGCTTGACCGAAGAAGTTGTCCGTGAAATTTCTCGAGTGAAAAATGAACCTCAATGGATGTTGGATTATCGCCTCAAATCCTTGGAGCTCTTTCACAAGCTCCCCCTACCCAAGTGGGGGCCAGACCTTTCGGGTATCAATTTTGATGATATTATCTACTACCAAAAGCTATCCAAGGACCGTTCGCGTTCTTGGGAAGAAGTCCCCGATAAGATTAAGGAAACCTTTGACCGCTTGGGGATTCCTGAGGCAGAAAAGCAGTACCTGTCTGGTGCGGCTGCCCAGTATGAGTCCGAAGTGGTCTACCACAATATGAAGGAAGAGTTTGAAAAGCTGGGGATTGTCTTCACCGATACGGATACAGCCCTGCAAGAGTACCCTGAGCTTTTCAAGGAGTATTTTGGGACGGTTATTTCCAATGCCGAACATAAGTTCGCGGCCCTTAACGGAGCTGTTTGGTCAGGGGGAACCTTTATCTATGTACCTAAAGGCGTTCAATGTCCCATGCCAGTCCAAACCTATTTCCGGATTAACAGTGAAAATGCTGGCCAGTTTGAGCGCTCTCTGATGATTGTTGATGAAGGAGCTTCTATCCAGTATATCGAAGGTTGTACGGCCCCATCTTATACGACCAACAGTCTCCACGCTGCTAGCGTTGAAATTGTTGTTAAACGGGACGCTTCCTTCCGCTACACGACCATCCAGAACTGGTCGGATAATGTCTATAATCTGGTAACCGAGCGGGGAACCGTTGAAGAAAATGGAACCCTGGAGTGGATTGATGGAAATTTGGGAAGTAAGGTCAATATGAAATACCCTTGTTCCCTACTCAATGGCCCCCATGCTCGCTGTTCGGTCCTTTCCATGGCCTTTGCCAACTATGGCCAACACTTGGATGCGGGCTGTAAGGTCTATCACAATGCTCCCAATACCTCTAGTACTCTGATTTCTAAATCTGTAGCCAAGGATGGTGGTCGAACTGATTATCGGGGAACTGTTCGCTTTGCCCCAAATAGCAAGGGTTCCAAGTCCCACATCGAGTGTGATACCATTCTTATGGATGAAGAGTCAAGCTCAGACACCATCCCCTTCAATGAAATTCATAATTCAGATGTTGCTCTGGAGCATGAGGCCAAGGTGTCTAAGGTTTCTGAGGACCAACTCTACTATCTGATGAGCCGTGGCGTCAGCGAAGAGGATGCTACAGCCATGATTATCAATGGTTTCATGGATCCTATCACTAAGGAACTCCCTATGGAGTACGCCGTCGAACTCAACACCCTCATCAACATGAGCATGGAAGGCTCGGTAGGGTGA
- a CDS encoding flavodoxin yields the protein MALAKIVYASMTGNTEEIADIVAEKLEELGHTVDVDECTTVDAADFEDADMAIVATYTYGDGDLPDEIVDFYEDLADVDLSGKIYGVVGSGDTFYDYFCKSVDEFEDQFALTGASKGADSVKVDLAAEDEDIENLEAFAQTMSDKLA from the coding sequence ATGGCTTTAGCTAAGATTGTATATGCGAGTATGACGGGCAATACTGAAGAGATTGCCGATATTGTGGCTGAAAAATTAGAAGAACTGGGGCACACTGTTGATGTTGATGAGTGTACAACAGTTGATGCAGCTGACTTTGAAGATGCGGACATGGCCATCGTTGCCACCTACACCTATGGCGATGGTGACCTGCCCGATGAAATCGTTGATTTTTACGAAGATTTAGCTGATGTTGATCTTTCGGGTAAGATTTATGGGGTGGTTGGCTCCGGCGATACCTTCTACGATTATTTCTGCAAGTCTGTCGATGAATTTGAGGACCAATTCGCTCTGACAGGTGCCAGTAAGGGTGCTGATTCTGTCAAGGTAGACCTGGCAGCAGAGGATGAGGATATTGAAAATCTCGAAGCCTTCGCCCAAACAATGTCTGACAAATTAGCCTAG